In Benincasa hispida cultivar B227 chromosome 8, ASM972705v1, whole genome shotgun sequence, the sequence attaaaaaaattgaattaagaaCAATAGAACATGaacccattttttaaaaatatgactTGTTTTACCATGAACAAGATGCTTCCATAACCAAGCATTGCATTCTGCAGATACGTTGAAAAGGAAGAGGAAGTGGTGCTACCCAATGGCATAAGGTGCATATCTAGCATATTAACTTAGCCTTTTTCTCACTATGTTGATGTTCAAGTTCTACAAGATCTTTTGTTGATGCAAAACAGGTATTACGAGCTGCGAGTTGGCGGCGGTGCAGTACCGAGGTCCGGGGACTTGGTTGTGATTGATCTCAAGGGAAAAGTACAGGGGAGTGATGAAGTATTTGTAGATACATATGAAAAGGAAAGTAAGCCACTGGCTCTGGTGATGGGGTCAAGACCTTACAGCAAAGGAATGTGTGAAGGTTTGGAATATGTGTTGAGATCCATGAAATCAGGTGGTAAGAGGAGAGTTGTAATTCCTTCCAGTTTGGGATTTGGAGAGAAGGGTGCTGATTTAGGAACTGGGGTTCAAATTCCTCCATTTGCAACTTTAGAGTATTTAGTCGAGATTGATAAGGTTTCCATTGCACCTGCTTGAACTGTTCTTGGATGTACATAGCTAACAATAGGACATAATATACTTATATTCTGCTTGAACTGTTCTTCCttgcatttga encodes:
- the LOC120082895 gene encoding peptidyl-prolyl cis-trans isomerase FKBP17-2, chloroplastic, yielding MASLFGSTAFLSHPLTRTYHLASSQTPSPSTPPSQPPQTPPSPSPSLSTSSSEQLKPAPSKVEQQRPTTNVESTDWIASTLTRRFGLGAGLAWVAFLAVGVVSEQIKTRLEVSQEEANTRYVEKEEEVVLPNGIRYYELRVGGGAVPRSGDLVVIDLKGKVQGSDEVFVDTYEKESKPLALVMGSRPYSKGMCEGLEYVLRSMKSGGKRRVVIPSSLGFGEKGADLGTGVQIPPFATLEYLVEIDKVSIAPA